The following is a genomic window from Candidatus Dormiibacterota bacterium.
CTGCCCGTCCGGCTGGCGGTGTCGAGGCCGGGCAGCTGGACGGTGCGCAGCCTGCTGCGCCTCGCCGGCCGCCCGCTGATCCGCGGGGCGATGCGCCGCGTCTACGGCCCGCGCACCGCCCTGGTGGACGACGTCGCGGTCACCGAGGAGCTCGAGGGCTGGCGGGGCCAGGCGTTCACCGGCGTCGCCGCCACGGTGCGGGTGATGGAGGCGGAGCTGCGCGACCTGGGCCGGCGGGCCGGCGGGCTCGACCCCCGGATCCCGGTCCACGTGCTCCTCGGCGAGGCCGACCCGCTCACCGCCGGCGGGCCGCCACGGGAGGCGCTCCTGGCCCTCCTGCCCCAGGCGACCGTCGAGGTGCTGCCCCGCTGTGGCCACGTCCTCCACGTCACCGAGGCCGGTGCGGTGGCGGGCCGGGTGGCCGCGGTCTCCCTCGCCTAGGCTGCGGCCGCGCGGCGCAGCCGCAGCGAGAGCCCCGCGCAGGCGCCGCCGGCGAGCAGCATCGCCAGGCCGCCGAGCAGCCGGGCACCGCCGCCGGTGGCGGGCACGCTGACCCGCGACGGAGCGGGCGCGGGCGCGCCGGTCGCCGGCGGCCGGGCGGCGGCGGCCGCCGCCACCGGTGCCGTGATCGGCGCCGGCGCGCTGGCCTGCGGCGGCGCGGCGAGGGCGAGGTGGAGGGTCGTCTCCGGGTCGGAGCTGCGCAGCTCGAGGGCGTAGACACCGTTCTCCGGGACGACGCCGTGGGCACGGGCGGCGGCGACGACGGCGGCGGGGTCGAGCACGGCGAGGGGCTGCCGCCCGTCCCCGGCGGTGACCTGCCAGGCGGACGCGAGCAGCGCGATGTCGTTGCCGTCCGCGACCTCGGCGAGCACGCGGTAGCTGCCCGAGGCCTCGTCGAGCCCGGCGCCCCAGAGCCCCAGCGGCGCGTACGGCAGCAGCACCGGCGCCTCGCCGGTCCGGTCGGGCGGGGCCGGGGTCTCGGCGGAGGCGCCGGCGGCGGCGGAGGTGATCCAGAGCCGCCCCTCCGGGGTCTCGGCGGCACCGGCCGCGTGCCCGATGCCGCCGATGCCGGCCACCGAGGCGAGCCCGAATCCGGCCACACCCAGGGCGGCGCCGAGCACGGCGGTCAGGCGCGAGAGCCGGGGCGCCCCGGCCGGCGGCCGGCGGCGGCGCTGGCCGCGGCTGTCGAGGGCGAGCACCAGGAGGCTGCCGGAAAAGGCGGGGATGACCACGACGATGACTGTCAGCCCCATCGCGCTCATCCCGCCTCCTCCCCGCGGAGCGGCTCCCTCGCGCCGCTCCACACCCTCTCAGCACTCCGGGCGAGGGTACGGCCTCCGCCACAAACTGTCAATAAGTGCGGCTCCCCGTGCGGGGAGTTCCGGTCAGACCTGTCGCCCCGCCTCGGTCCAGTAGCGGTCGCGCAGCAGCCGCTTCAGCAGCTTGCCGGCGGCGTCACGCGGGAAGTCCTCGACGAAGTCGACGCTGCGGGGACGCTTGTACGCGGCCAGCCGCTCGCCCACGTAGCCGATCAGCTCCTGCTCGCCGGCCTCGCCCCCCGGCCGCAGCTTCACCACCGCCTTCAGCGACTCGCCCCACTCGCTGTCGGGAACGCCGACCACCGCGCAGTCCTCGACCGCGGGATGGGAGTGGAGCACCGCCTCGATCTCCGCGGGATAGATGTTCACCCCGCCGCTGATCACCATGTCGACCTTGCGGTCGCAGATGTGGATGAAGCCCTCGTCGTCGCGCCAGGCGATGTCGCCGACGGTGAAGAAGCCGTCGCGCCGGTTGCGCGCGGTCGCCTCGGGCCGGTTGTGGTACTCGGAGAACACCCCCGGTGAGCGCGCCCAGAGCTCACCGGGCTGGCCCTCGGGGACCTCGTTGCCATCGTCGTCGAGGAGGCGCACCTCCACCGCGGGGAGCACGCGGCCGCACGAGTCGGGCTTGCGCAGCAGGTCGGCGGGGGTGATCAGCGTGACCAGCCCGGTCTCGGTGGCGCCGTAGAACTCGAAGACGTGGGGTCCGAAGAAGTCGACCGCCCGCCGCTTCAGGTCGGCGGGGAACGGGGCGGCGGCGACGATCAGGCACCGGATGCTGGAGACGTCGTGGGCGCGGCGCACCGCCTCGGGGAGGTCGAGGATGCGCTTGACCAGGATCGGCGCCATGAACGTGGTGGTGACCCGGTGCTCGGCGATCAGCCGCAGCGCGGTCTCGGCCTCGAAGCGGCGCAGCACCACGGTGGTGGCGCCGAACATCTGCTGCAGCCCGGCGAAGAAGCCCGGGGCGCTGTGGTAGCTGGGCCCTGCGAGCAGGTGCACGTCCTCGGTCGAGAACTGGAAGGCCGCCACCCAGCTGGACGCCACGCTCACGTCCACGCCGCCGCCGCGGTAGGCACCCTTGGGGTGTCCGGTGGTGCCCGCGGTGTAGATCATCGTCGGCGCGCTGGTCGCGCCGCCCCCGGGAGGCTCGGCGTCGCCGGCGGCGGCGAGCACGTCCTCGTAGGCCTGCCAGCCGGGGGGCGGGGCGCCGTCGCCGAGCATCAGCCAGCGGCGGCGGTCGGCGTCCTCGACCTGGGGCCGCGCCGCCTCGACGGCGGCGGTGAACTCCGGTCCCGCCACCACCACCCGGGCGCCGCTGTCGTTGAGCAGGTAGGCGATCTCGGCATCCCGCAGCCGGGTGTTCACCGGCGTCGACACCGCGCCCAGCCGGCGCAGAGCGTGGCCGAGCTCGAAGCCCTCGATGCAGTTGTGGTGGAGGTGGGCGCAGCGCTCGCCGGCGGCGAGCCCGAGGCCGGAGAGCGCGGTGGCGGCGCGCCGGACCCGCGCGTTCAGCTCCGCGTAGCTCCGCCGCCGCCCGGCGTCGTCGATCAGCGCGCTCCGCTCCGGCGAGTGCGCCGCGTGCACCGCGAGGATGTCGAGGTTCATCGCCCCAGTGTGAAGGAGACGGAGAACCCCGGGCCTCCCTCCTTTTGGGGGATCCCCGGCGATGGGGACGGCGACCCGGGCGGGCCGGGGTCGCCGGCGAGGCCGGACCACCCCGGGGCGCACGACCAGAGCAGGCCGCCCTCGCGGGTCCACTGCCGGCAGTCCGCCAGCGGCGCCATCTCGCCGAGCGCGCCGGCCTCGGCGCCGGTCTCCGCGGAGGTGCCCTCGAGGACCCAGCCGCCGGCGACTCGCCGCACCCCGTGGGGGGGCCCCGGCCAGCCGTCGCCGCCACCGCCGAGCGCGTGGCTCATCACCGCGTTCCAGATCGGCGCGGCGCCGCTCAGCCCGGTGGTGTTGCGCATCGGCGAGTCGTCGGCGTTGCCGACCCAGGTCGCCAGCGCCAGCCGTGGCGTCCACCCCACGGTGAGGTTGTCGCGGAACTCGGTGGTGGTGCCGGTCTTGGCGGCGACCAGGTGGCCCGGGATGGTGAGCGCCGACCGGCTGCCGAAGGCGGGGGCGCGGTTGGCGTCGTCGGCGAGGATCGCGTTCATCACGAAGGCCACCGCCGGGTCGAGGGCGCGGTGCCCCGGCCCCCGCGCCAGCAGCTCGCCGCCGCGGCGGTCGCCGACCGAGAGCAGCACGTGCTCGGCCCGGTACCACCCCTCGGCGGCGAGCACGGTGGCCGCCTGGGCGAGCTCCTCCAGGGGCACCGGGTAGCCGCCAAGGGTGAGGCTGGCGCCGTAGGCGGAGGCGGGCCGGTCCAGGGTGGTGACCCCCATCGCACGGGCGACGCGCACCACCTCGGGGATGCCGGTGAGCATCTCCGCCTTCACCGCGGGCACGTTGAGCGAGCTCGCCAGCGC
Proteins encoded in this region:
- a CDS encoding AMP-binding protein; this encodes MNLDILAVHAAHSPERSALIDDAGRRRSYAELNARVRRAATALSGLGLAAGERCAHLHHNCIEGFELGHALRRLGAVSTPVNTRLRDAEIAYLLNDSGARVVVAGPEFTAAVEAARPQVEDADRRRWLMLGDGAPPPGWQAYEDVLAAAGDAEPPGGGATSAPTMIYTAGTTGHPKGAYRGGGVDVSVASSWVAAFQFSTEDVHLLAGPSYHSAPGFFAGLQQMFGATTVVLRRFEAETALRLIAEHRVTTTFMAPILVKRILDLPEAVRRAHDVSSIRCLIVAAAPFPADLKRRAVDFFGPHVFEFYGATETGLVTLITPADLLRKPDSCGRVLPAVEVRLLDDDGNEVPEGQPGELWARSPGVFSEYHNRPEATARNRRDGFFTVGDIAWRDDEGFIHICDRKVDMVISGGVNIYPAEIEAVLHSHPAVEDCAVVGVPDSEWGESLKAVVKLRPGGEAGEQELIGYVGERLAAYKRPRSVDFVEDFPRDAAGKLLKRLLRDRYWTEAGRQV
- a CDS encoding alpha/beta hydrolase; translated protein: MSSRPDTAPSPLPATAVRLLEGPAGRLRLHLTGDGAAPPVIAVHGVGATGRQFRRLAEELAGRGLRTVALDRPGAGGSPAGDPRLAGQAAAALAAAAAVAPGPATWVGHSWGAAVALEAALTVPDAVGALVLVAPALVPFALPLPVRLAVSRPGSWTVRSLLRLAGRPLIRGAMRRVYGPRTALVDDVAVTEELEGWRGQAFTGVAATVRVMEAELRDLGRRAGGLDPRIPVHVLLGEADPLTAGGPPREALLALLPQATVEVLPRCGHVLHVTEAGAVAGRVAAVSLA